ACCGCCAATGCACCCAGCAAAGCATAACCTACGGTAAAAGCCATAGGGGTAAATAGTTTTTTCTCTACTCTTTCAAAGGAAAACAAAGGCAGGTAAGCGGTAATAATGATAATCGTCGAAAATAAAATAGGCTTGGCCACGCTTAAAGCTCTCTCACTAATAGAAACCTCTTCCAGTTCTTTATCAGGATGATCCTCCCTTTTTTTCAGAATAGTTTCCAGCATTACAATCGCGCCATCCACAATAATCCCAAAATCTATTGCTCCCAAAGAAAGCAGATTTGCCGGAATCTTTGTGAAATGCATCAGGATAAATGCGACCAGTAAAGAAACCGGGATCGTAATGGCGACAATTAATGCACCTCTCCAACTTCCCAGAAAAACAATTAACACTACGATAACCAATCCCATTCCTTCTAAAAGCGTATGAGAAACAGTGTCGAGTGTGGTATTGATTAAGTTTGTCCTGTCCAGATAAGCGCGAATAGTTACTCCTTCAGGTAAAACACCATGGTTCAGCTCTGCTACCGCTTTATGAATTCCATCGAGTACTACTGAAGGATTTTGTCCCTTCAGCATCACTACAATCCCTGCAATTCCATCAGAATAATCCACATTGCGATCGGTATAACCTGCTACCCCTTTACGTTCTAGTGTACCGTATTTCAGGTCACCCAAGTCTTTGACAAATACAGGGACGCCATTGACAGATTTAACGACCACATCTCCTAAAGCAGCTAAATCTTTAACCAGGCCTATCCCGCGCACTACATAACCTTGTTCTCCGCGGTTTAAAATACTTCCCCCCGCATTGGTATTATTATTACTGATTGCAGTTTGCACATCGGCCAGTGCCACATGATATTGTACTAGTTTAGCCGGATCAATCTCTAATTGATATTGTGTAGTGATCCCGCCAAAATTGGCCACATCTGCTACGCCCTGTACTTGTTTGATCTTTGGTATAATCGTCCAGTTCTGTAAATCAGTAAGTTTCCTTAAATCATGATTTTTACTTTCTATAATATACCGGTAGATTTCCCCGGTCGGAGAGGTCAGCGGATCAAGTCCCGGAGCCGCGCCAAAAGGAAGACTCAGACCAGTTAACCTTTCCTGGATTCTTTGTCTGGCCCAATAATCATCCACACCATCATCAAAAACCATAGTGATTAGTGACAAGCCGAATAAACTACGGCTGCGCATCACATGCATACCGGGTAAACCGTTGAGTGCACGTTCTATAGGAATAGAAATTTGCTGTTCTACTTCTTCGGCAGCCAGGCCAGGCACCTGGGTAACTACCTGAGAGGTTACATCTGCAATGTCCGGATAAGCTTCTATTGAAAGTTGTTTCCAGGAGTAAAATCCGAATACAGCCAGGAGTACAAAAAGTGCTGCAAAGAGCCAGCGTTTTTTTATTGCGGTAAAAATTAATTGCTTCATATGATTGGCTTATAGCGTGATTACTTAGCTTCTAATAAATAGAAACCACCCTCTGATACGATCCTTTCGCCTTTGGCCAGACCACTTTTAATGACAACACGATCTCCATCTGTACCGCCTGTTTCTACTTTCCTTTTGATATATTTACCGTCTGGGTTAACCACGAAAACAAAATTTGCCTCATTCATTTGCAGGATTGCTTTCAGCGGGATCATAATAACTGAAGCAGGTGCATCGATAAAGTTCACAGAAACATACATTCCCGGTTTAAGAGTATGATCGCTGTTGTTACATTCGATCAGAACCTGTACACTACGGGTATCTTCGTCTACAATTTCATTGACATGGTAGACTTTTCCCTTGATTTTTTTACCAGGAAATGCGGCCACCTCAATCTCACATTCATCTTTTTCATGAATATATCGGATATCTTTTTCCTTAACCTGGCCCACAATCCATACTTTACTCAGATTAGCAACCGTAGCTACACTGGCTGCATCGTCTTTAATAAACTGACCTAAAACCACTTTATTTTCAATGACTTCACCAACAATTGGAGCATGTACAACCAGCGCCTGACCTAAAGACAATTTTTCTGGATTTGCCTTAAATATTTTGATGCCCATAACTGCATTTTCATATTCCTTTTTTTCAACATCATAGGCAGTTTGTGCTTCTTCTAAATCTTTCATTACACCTACCCCATTGGCCATCAGATCCTTCTGGCGTTTCAAAGTTCTTTCCGCCTGCTGCATCTGTGATTTCTCCTGAAAAAACACTTTTTGTGCAGCAATAAAATCCGGAGAACTGATTTCAAATAAAGGAGTTTCGGGCGTTGTTTTTAATCCCAATTTGAGGTAGCTTTTAGTCACTCTGCCTTGAAAGGGCGGTGCAATTTCGGCGAATTGGGTGGGAATTGCTTTTACTGTTCCGGCAGTCATCATTTTCATGCTATAAGACTCAGTATCAACATCTATAATTTTAAGTTTACCCTTCAGTACTGAGTTGTCCGGTACAGTAATAACATCACCTTTCATAGTGTAATTAGCAGCAGGTTCTTTAGCTATTTGCTGTTTGCAGGAAGCAGTTATCCCTATAATGGCCATGGCAATGCCAGTCAAATACGACTGACGATTATTTCTTAAGTTCATATTGTGCTTTGTCTTTGTTTGAGAAATTAGATGATAGGGTATGAAAACGGTATTCCAACCATTCTGCGAGTATGACCACCAGTAGAATTAACACGATGGCCAGTATCCATTGTTTGCGGGCAATAATTACAGCCATTGGTTAAATCTTTTAATGTACCATCCTTTAATAAGTTGCGTAAGCAGACAGTAGCAAGCCAGAATTCCAATCAGCCATGGAAAATAGCTCAGTGGCAATTGTTCCATCTTTAATGCACCTGCAAATGGTGAAAACGGTATAAGGATCCCGATAACCATAATCAGCGAGGTCAAAGCGACTACTGGTGTGGTTGCCCAGCTCTGAATAAATGGGATTTTACGCGTCCGGATCATATGTACAATCAGTGTCTGGGACAATAACCCTTCGATAAACCATCCACTTTGAAATAAGCTTTGATGTTCAGGACTATTCGCTTTGAAAACATAAAACATCACTGCGAACATGGCATAATCAAATATTGAGCTGATCGGGCCTATATAAATCATGAACCTCTTAATTCCGGATGCATCCCATTTTTTAGGTTGTTCGATAAACTCTTCATCCATTTTATCCCATGGGATGGAGATCTGTGAAACATCGTACAAGAGATTCTGAACCAGAATTTGCACAGGGAGCATTGGCAGGAATGGCAGAAAGGCACTTGCACCTAACATGCTGAACATATTACCGAAATTACTGCTGGCAGTCATTTTGATATATTTGATAATATTACCAAAAGTTCTGCGGCCATAGATCACCCCTTTTCTCAAAACCATCAGGTCTTTTTCCAGCAAAATGATATCGGCACTTTCTTTGGCAATATCTACCGCTGTATCTACACTGATCCCTACATCGGCATCTCTAAGTGCTACAGCATCATTGATACCATCACCCATAAAGCCTACGGTGTGGCCTTTTGCCTGCAACATTTTAACCACCCGCGACTTTTGAACCGGACTTAATTTGGCCAGGATAGAAACCTCTCCTACTTGTTCCTGTAATTCTGCATCGGTCATTTTCTCCACTTCCGCACCCAACAGGATTTTACTAAAAGGAATACCAACGTCACGGCAGATTTTTTTAGTAACAATCTCATTATCCCCGGTCAAAACTTTGATGCTCACCCCTAATTTCTGAAGCGCTTCAATAGCGATTTTGGCTGAAGGTTTAGCTGGATCAAGGAAGCCAATAAAACCGGTAAGGATCATGTTTTTTTCATCCTCTACGCCATAGTTCAGCGCACGGTCGTCAAATTCACGGATAGCAACAAGCAATACCCGAAGTCCTTCTGCATTGAGTTTTTTTGAGGTCTGAAGGATCATATTCCGCATGGCTGTATCCATAGGAATGACTTTATCAGATTCAATATGCAGTTTTTTATCATCTCCGGGATCAAAAGCATGACTACAGAGATCAAGCATTTCTTCTACAGCTCCTTTACAAATCAATAAATGTTTACCATTGCGCTGTTTAAGTATTACAGACATTCTGCGCCGATGGAAATCAAATGGGATTTCATCAACTTTTAAAAAATGCTCCTCAACTTTCAGATAATCATGCAGTTCAACATGCTCCAGTACAGCAACATCGAGCAGGTTTTTTAGTCCCGTTTGATGAAAGCTATTGAGATAGGCCCATTTGAGTACTTCTTCATCCTCTTGTCCGAAGATATTCAAGTGTCTTTCCAGGACAATCTTGTCCATAGTGAGTGTACCTGTTTTATCTGTACACAGTACATCCATTGCCCCGATATTCTGGATGGCATTGAGCCTTTTAATAATCACTTTGTGCTTACTCATATTAAGCGCGCCTTTAGCAAGATTTGCGGTCACAATCATCGGCAGCATTTCTGGTGTTAATCCAACCGCAACGGCGATTGCAAAAAGCAGTGCATCCCACCAGTTCCCTTTAACTAACCCATTGATCAGGAAAATCAGCGGTACCATCACCACCATAAAGCTGATGAGCAGATAACTTACTTTATTAACACCTTTATCAAAGTTTGTTTCCGCACGTTTACCTACAATTACTTTGCTCAGTGAACCAAAATAGGTTTGATTGCCTGTATTTACAACAATCGCAGTCGCATAACCACTCACGACATTTGTTCCCATAAAACAGATATTATCTAATTCTACCAGTGGTTTTTCTTCTGCATTGCGGACCGTAAGACTTCTTTTTTCTACAGGTAAGGACTCTCCGGTCAGCATGGACTGGCTTACAAAAAGATCCTTTGACTGGACAACCCTGCAATCTGCCGGGATCATATCACCAGCGGACAGCATAATTAAATCTCCCGGTACTAATTTTTTAATATCCACTTCTTTTTTTCCAGCAATTTTCCGTACCACGGTCGCTGTAGTTTTCACCATACTTTTAAGCTGTTCGGCCGCACGGTTGCTCCGGTATTCCTGAAAAAACCTTAACAATGAGCTGGCCATCACCATAATACCAACCATCGTAACTGTTTTGTAATCGGCTTCACCCGGGCTGGCCAACCAGACATCCAGAATAAAAGAGATGATTGCAATAATGAGCAGGATACCAATAAATGGATTTATAAATGCCTGAAACAGCTGTTTAATCCACGCTGGAGCTTTTTCATGATGCACCTCGTTCAAACCAAAACTGTTTAATCTCTCCTTGGCCTGCATAGCAGACAATCCCTCCATGGAGCTATCCAGCATAGCCAGATAAAAGTCCTGGTCTGAGCGGGAAACATTATGAATTTTAGTTGCGGCAGCCTCGTCGCTGCCATTAGACATGATTTTTTTGCTGTCAGGCAGGACTCTTTTTTTTAATCCTTCTTTTACGATAGTCATGATATTATAGATATACAGATAAGCGAAAATTGTTAATTATATCAATTTGAACAGGAGTACAACCACTCCCACCATCATCAGGCAGGTGCAAAGTGTACGCAGTGTATAGATTAGTTTGTGATGATGCGTTTTACCCAACCATACACCTATGCCTAAAAACAGCAGAATGAAGACCGGGAACAGGATATTTATATTGTCTTCTGTTCTATCAAGCCATTGAATCGCCATTCCGAAAACGAAAAGGTACATCGCCGAGCTGAAGGCCAGCAGCAATATATTATTTGCTGTATAATTGATAGTAGTTGCATCTTTCTTGTTTTGAAAATGATCTTTATACATCTTTGCCCCGATAGAAATCAGCAGTCCGAGTGCAAGCCAATCCTTTTGATTTGTAGTTAGAGAAGGTGCCCAGCTGGTGATCCACCTTCCCCACAGCAGCATCTGATTTTGGGTTATAAACAGCAATAATAAGATCAGTATCCAATTTGCCCGGCTGATTATTGAGACTGTTTTACCTGTTAATTTTGCAATCATCAGGTTGTCGGCAGTGATCCCAATTGCAATAAATAAGATTGCATATTGTATAATGCCGCATTTTAATAGTAGAAAGGTCATTTCCTGAAATCGTTTATAGGTTGTTTATATAGTTTTATAAGTCGTTCTCATCACCAGCCCTGTTCCAGCTGACTTCAGAAACCTCGTGTTCGATAGTTAATCGTCCTGCAATTCGTTCCATAATTGCATCTTCACTACTGTTAGCCAGTATTTCTGCAACAATTACAGCCTTGCTCGGATCACCATCATCTGTACTTTTAAGTGATCTCAGCAATAACTTATCATCATTACTGGTAAATTGCAGCAACAGCACTCTCAAATGATTCTCTACATCCTGTCTGCATTTGATAATCAACAGATAAGCCACGGGAATCCTGGTACTCTTTAGTGGTAAACGGCTTAGTTTTATGCCAACCGGGCGCATGATTACATGTGTCAGAATTACAAAAGTGGTAACGATTGCTGCCTCAGGAATAAACCCTAACCCGCAAGACGCGCCAACTGCGGCAGAACACCATAAAGTAGCTGCTGTATTTAGTCCTCTTACGTTCAGGCCATCTTTCATAATGACACCTGCACCCAGAAAACCGATTCCACTGACTACATAAGAAATTACCCTTCCGGAAGCATCTCCACCCACTTTTACCCCCAGGGAAACGAACATACAAGCCCCTAAGCAAACCAGCATATTTGTCCTTAACCCGGCCATTCGTTGTCTCCACTGGCGCTCAGTCCCAATTGCTGCTCCCAGCAAAAAGGCAATGGCAAGTCTTAGTGTAAATTCAATTATTGTCATGACCATTCCTCCCATTTTTTAATTTGTTGAAAAGCCTGTCTGATTACATTCAACAGCGAAGAATAAGCGCTAAAAAAAAGTTGTCTGAAAGAAAGAGATGGAGAATAGTTTTGTCTGCTGAAGATATTGTCAGCTATACCAAACGTGATTGTTGGCCTGGTGTCCATACCCACTGGATAATCATAATCTACAATATGACGGGTATATTTTGGTTGTGTTTTTGAAAAATTGAACATAACTCTGTTTTATGCCACTACCGGCATAACAGAAGTTACGAGCGTTAGCGGGCGGTTAAATAATTAATTGATAATGTTTTTGACGGTACTATTGAAAGTACCTTTGAATGGGGGCCTGAGTCCATAATTTGCTTTTTTTTAATCTGCTGCAAATATAAAACACCCCATTTGAAAGGGCCGTTAGAGGACAAACAGAAATTCATTAGAAATTCATTAGAATCAGCCGGGTAGATTCCGGAGTGTACAATTAAGAATAGAGCTGGGTATAATGCATGCAGCAGGCCGGATATTCAGTGACGTTATTGATGATTACAG
The sequence above is drawn from the Pedobacter cryoconitis genome and encodes:
- a CDS encoding MgtC/SapB family protein, encoding MVMTIIEFTLRLAIAFLLGAAIGTERQWRQRMAGLRTNMLVCLGACMFVSLGVKVGGDASGRVISYVVSGIGFLGAGVIMKDGLNVRGLNTAATLWCSAAVGASCGLGFIPEAAIVTTFVILTHVIMRPVGIKLSRLPLKSTRIPVAYLLIIKCRQDVENHLRVLLLQFTSNDDKLLLRSLKSTDDGDPSKAVIVAEILANSSEDAIMERIAGRLTIEHEVSEVSWNRAGDENDL
- a CDS encoding efflux RND transporter periplasmic adaptor subunit, which gives rise to MNLRNNRQSYLTGIAMAIIGITASCKQQIAKEPAANYTMKGDVITVPDNSVLKGKLKIIDVDTESYSMKMMTAGTVKAIPTQFAEIAPPFQGRVTKSYLKLGLKTTPETPLFEISSPDFIAAQKVFFQEKSQMQQAERTLKRQKDLMANGVGVMKDLEEAQTAYDVEKKEYENAVMGIKIFKANPEKLSLGQALVVHAPIVGEVIENKVVLGQFIKDDAASVATVANLSKVWIVGQVKEKDIRYIHEKDECEIEVAAFPGKKIKGKVYHVNEIVDEDTRSVQVLIECNNSDHTLKPGMYVSVNFIDAPASVIMIPLKAILQMNEANFVFVVNPDGKYIKRKVETGGTDGDRVVIKSGLAKGERIVSEGGFYLLEAK
- the mgtA gene encoding magnesium-translocating P-type ATPase, with the protein product MTIVKEGLKKRVLPDSKKIMSNGSDEAAATKIHNVSRSDQDFYLAMLDSSMEGLSAMQAKERLNSFGLNEVHHEKAPAWIKQLFQAFINPFIGILLIIAIISFILDVWLASPGEADYKTVTMVGIMVMASSLLRFFQEYRSNRAAEQLKSMVKTTATVVRKIAGKKEVDIKKLVPGDLIMLSAGDMIPADCRVVQSKDLFVSQSMLTGESLPVEKRSLTVRNAEEKPLVELDNICFMGTNVVSGYATAIVVNTGNQTYFGSLSKVIVGKRAETNFDKGVNKVSYLLISFMVVMVPLIFLINGLVKGNWWDALLFAIAVAVGLTPEMLPMIVTANLAKGALNMSKHKVIIKRLNAIQNIGAMDVLCTDKTGTLTMDKIVLERHLNIFGQEDEEVLKWAYLNSFHQTGLKNLLDVAVLEHVELHDYLKVEEHFLKVDEIPFDFHRRRMSVILKQRNGKHLLICKGAVEEMLDLCSHAFDPGDDKKLHIESDKVIPMDTAMRNMILQTSKKLNAEGLRVLLVAIREFDDRALNYGVEDEKNMILTGFIGFLDPAKPSAKIAIEALQKLGVSIKVLTGDNEIVTKKICRDVGIPFSKILLGAEVEKMTDAELQEQVGEVSILAKLSPVQKSRVVKMLQAKGHTVGFMGDGINDAVALRDADVGISVDTAVDIAKESADIILLEKDLMVLRKGVIYGRRTFGNIIKYIKMTASSNFGNMFSMLGASAFLPFLPMLPVQILVQNLLYDVSQISIPWDKMDEEFIEQPKKWDASGIKRFMIYIGPISSIFDYAMFAVMFYVFKANSPEHQSLFQSGWFIEGLLSQTLIVHMIRTRKIPFIQSWATTPVVALTSLIMVIGILIPFSPFAGALKMEQLPLSYFPWLIGILACYCLLTQLIKGWYIKRFNQWL
- a CDS encoding manganese efflux pump — its product is MTFLLLKCGIIQYAILFIAIGITADNLMIAKLTGKTVSIISRANWILILLLLFITQNQMLLWGRWITSWAPSLTTNQKDWLALGLLISIGAKMYKDHFQNKKDATTINYTANNILLLAFSSAMYLFVFGMAIQWLDRTEDNINILFPVFILLFLGIGVWLGKTHHHKLIYTLRTLCTCLMMVGVVVLLFKLI